The Butyrivibrio proteoclasticus B316 genome segment TTTCATTACTTGTTATGTCAGATATAAAAAATAATAAAATCCTCCTTTTGTCTCAGGAATGTCTTTTGCTCAATTACTTATAATAAAGTTATTCTTATTGTTCTTTATATTTATTTTTATCATTATTATCTTTATAATAAATACGTTAATTATTATGAATTTTATATTTATAATGACTATTTTAAATAATATAATGCAATATTTTACATTTTACCTTTACAGGCTCTATTTATCTGTGTATTATAATTATTGTATTTAATTTCTTTATATAATTGTTTATCATTATTTATATTATTATATTTATTTTCATTATAATAATTAGCTTAAATATCATCATTATAATAATATAGTTCTTTATTTTCTTTTGTATCTTTTGAATAATGTTATTCATTATTATAAAGTCTATCATTATTATAATTATGTACCTTACACTATTTATTTAATTTATTTTCATTTAATTCTTTATTTTAATTATACTATATATTATAATGATACCATTTATTTTAAAGACAGCCTTTAATGTCTTTATATAAGCGATTACAATTATTTTAATGTATATAATGATGTTAATTTCTATATTTAATATAATGAACGTATTTATATTAATTGGGGACTTTATAATAAAGATAATAAGAAATATATTGATTACCTTTAAATAAAGGATTTATTTATTTTCATTATTTTCTTTATTTTAATGTTGTTATTTATTTAATTTAAAATAAATTTGTTGGAGGAAAATCAAATGAGTATTACAATCTCAACGATTAACCAGAAAGGTGGCGCCGGCAAAACAACTACGGCTATCGAAGTTGCATATAATCTGGCTAATCTCGAAAAAAGAGTTCTTCTAATTGACATGGACTCACAGGTAGGTCTTACACATTATCTTCCTGTAGATCTTTCTAAACCTTCCATGTACAACGTGCTAAAGGCAGATAAAAAGATCATGGACGCCATCCAAAAATTAGACAGAATAGACGCAATCATTGCTTCTGAAGAACTGTCAAAATCAGATAAGGAATTCGTTGATTACGATGACATTTTTATATTAAAGGATATAATTGAAGCCATCCAAGACGATTATGACTATATTGTTGTAGATACGGGTCCACAGAGAAGCATTCTTCTTAATATGGTCTATGTAGCAAGCGACTATATCATTATTCCTAATTCTCTTGATAAAGGAAGTCTTAAGGGAGTCGAGAAGGTTTATAAAGATATTGAAAAACTCAGGACCGGAAAACGTC includes the following:
- a CDS encoding ParA family protein: MSITISTINQKGGAGKTTTAIEVAYNLANLEKRVLLIDMDSQVGLTHYLPVDLSKPSMYNVLKADKKIMDAIQKLDRIDAIIASEELSKSDKEFVDYDDIFILKDIIEAIQDDYDYIVVDTGPQRSILLNMVYVASDYIIIPNSLDKGSLKGVEKVYKDIEKLRTGKRPISNVEIAALLLTQCRENQNNDQVKIDTLYDAAKNMKENPIVATIRAFTGVNTCKDYQEPIMDFSKSSSAAIDYKNFTWDLVEKLEA